A single window of Uloborus diversus isolate 005 chromosome 5, Udiv.v.3.1, whole genome shotgun sequence DNA harbors:
- the LOC129223318 gene encoding cilia- and flagella-associated protein 57-like, with translation MSCDVRGVLCEWNVLTLTKNWEDTDPLSYHELAVNPVDGSILVSGSDNTIKCFKDADLLWKVQKKMEPISIAVSSDGTVLYVGTANGTLAIISCSESENAQASGISVHNGKVSAVRLSSDYKFLFSVGSEGIIFCWKTGEEVDEPPGAFKNVFMVSQNSLQRQDAIVRELRMSLQHLKTVSEYESQMSGIKHDYYLKKLSQEHDAVVDALNDKITAIKEEMQILTFDSEPPQDVQDLETAKRREMVQCTVKLNESYDQSRRYEEETETMITNYESMLRSLEEERAKISTDDIDNKTEIMAKIKALEDSIMIEKNRNREIEKAGEVYKSSIQSGIHGESYDWTDSQKELLEKERLKVIKLEEEVRKVKLKVSFQKELTEKKRQILSGGLDYDINEMKQGITVLIKDVQNLGDVLETKKKVAQTQEAKFFNARNVVKEVQQCHSVANTKVEELQKIMRSKEQELDTCVKAIKEINLSIPVIEEEIRTEKDLCAIVTEKLSEAMIGFRKKQKHLRDCEDVIKKYMSLLPLCTNEECDPVQLRKDIAKVFEQSKIGSAVDEHLDPSLENEFEHQLHKLQSCYEEIKSEPRKAMIESATAEFRLSQENSKLLHEVHDVQKEVEKWAGILSEMKMLGLSAKQQARASKQMEELRHKIEFVIEGTKRDGRLREIAKLDELIKEQQKEIQRFQTMLVAKEKAAAGKAGKKLKELMRDM, from the coding sequence ATGTCGTGTGATGTACGTGGGGTTCTTTGTGAATGGAATGTTCTTACATTGACTAAAAATTGGGAAGATACAGATCCACTTTCTTATCACGAATTAGCTGTTAACCCCGTGGATGGCAGTATTTTAGTCAGTGGTTCTGATAATACCATAAAATGTTTCAAGGATGCTGATCTATTATGGAAAGTGCAAAAGAAGATGGAACCAATATCGATAGCCGTGTCTTCCGATGGTACTGTTCTTTACGTCGGTACAGCAAATGGAACTCTTGCGATAATATCATGTTCTGAATCGGAAAACGCACAAGCATCTGGGATCAGTGTCCATAATGGAAAAGTATCAGCCGTAAGATTGAGTTCCGACTACAAGTTTTTATTCTCAGTTGGGTCTGAAGGGATTATTTTTTGTTGGAAAACAGGCGAAGAAGTTGATGAACCACCAGGTGCATTTAAGAATGTATTTATGGTGAGTCAGAACAGTTTACAAAGACAAGATGCGATAGTTCGAGAGCTGCGAATGTCCCTGCAGCACCTAAAAACAGTTTCAGAATACGAGTCGCAGATGTCTGGTATTAAACACGATTATTATCTGAAAAAACTATCTCAAGAGCATGATGCTGTTGTAGATGCGTTGAATGATAAAATAACTGCAATAAAGGAAGAAATGCAAATCCTTACTTTTGACTCGGAGCCACCCCAGGATGTGCAGGACTTAGAAACGGCTAAGAGAAGAGAAATGGTACAGTGCACTGTGAAGTTGAATGAATCCTATGATCAATCAAGAAGATATGAAGAGGAGACTGAAACCATGATTACCAACTATGAAAGCATGCTTCGAAGTTTGGAGGAAGAACGAGCAAAGATTTCTACTGATGATATTGATAATAAAACAGAGATCATGGCAAAAATAAAAGCTCTCGAAGACTCGATAATGATTGAGAAAAACCGCAATCGTGAAATTGAGAAAGCTGGCGAAGTTTACAAAAGTAGCATTCAAAGTGGTATTCATGGTGAATCTTACGACTGGACAGATTCCCAAAAAGAGTTGTTGGAAAAAGAAAGGCTTAAAGTAATAAAATTGGAAGAAGAAGTtcgaaaagttaaattaaaagtatCTTTTCAAAAAGAACTAACTGAGAAAAAACGTCAAATCCTTTCTGGTGGTCTCGATTATGACATAAATGAGATGAAACAAGGCATTACTGTTTTAATAAAGGATGTTCAAAACCTAGGAGATGTTCTTGAAACTAAGAAAAAGGTAGCCCAGACTCAAGAAGCAAAATTCTTCAACGCAAGAAATGTAGTGAAGGAAGTTCAACAATGTCATTCTGTAGCAAACACTAAAGTTGaagaattgcaaaaaataatgcgAAGCAAAGAACAAGAGTTAGACACATGCGTGAAAGCAATTAAGGAGATTAATCTCTCTATCCCGGTAATTGAAGAAGAAATTCGAACAGAGAAGGACTTGTGTGCCattgtgacagaaaagttatctGAGGCTATGATTGGATTCCGCAAAAAGCAAAAGCATCTCCGCGATTGTGAAGATGTCATCAAGAAGTATATGAGCTTATTGCCCCTGTGCACCAACGAGGAGTGCGATCCGGTGCAACTGAGAAAAGACATAGCGAAAGTGTTCGAGCAAAGCAAAATCGGAAGTGCCGTCGACGAACATCTCGATCCTTCCCTGGAAAACGAATTCGAACACCAGCTCCACAAGTTGCAGAGTTGCTACGAAGAGATCAAAAGCGAGCCAAGGAAAGCCATGATCGAATCTGCAACGGCCGAGTTCAGGCTGTCTCAAGAAAACTCCAAGTTGCTGCATGAAGTTCACGATGTGCAGAAGGAAGTCGAGAAGTGGGCGGGAATCCTCTCGGAGATGAAGATGCTCGGCTTGTCTGCCAAACAGCAAGCCAGGGCTAGCAAGCAGATGGAAGAATTGAGGCACAAAATCGAGTTTGTGATAGAAGGGACCAAGCGGGATGGAAGGTTGAGGGAAATTGCCAAGTTGGATGAGTTGATCAAAGAACAGCAAAAGGAAATTCAAAGATTCCAAACTATGTTAGTTGCTAAAGAAAAAGCAGCTGCTGGGAAAGCGGGGAAGAAACTTAAAGAGTTGATGAGAGATATGTGA